The genomic segment tggatcgtttccagtttctaaaatgtgaggctTTTTCTgctttgagtacttttacttttaatattttaagtacattttcctgatggtaactatatatttttacatttccttttacttgtaacagagttgttgttgttttttacagtgtggtattagtacttttacttaagtaaaggatctaaatacttccaccactggtctCTTCACCTcagtcagagggaggagagaggtcAAGGATCAGCCACAGAGCACAGCAGCAGACCTGGAGCCtgaaagatggtttctgtttaaCCACAAACATCCTGTATATGTTAAAGGGCATGCACAACCCCAAACAGACTTGCTTCTCCCGCTCTCTTTtacccatctatctatctaccgctttctcacacacatacacacacaatgtgttaAGATGTTAGTTGTTTAATTTAATCTAATgagttttaaatatatttaaataattgtcattgaaataaaattaaacgCCAAGTTCAATAAACTACTTTGACTGCAGTACTTGAGTCATTTGAGTTTAAAAACAGGATGCGTATATGCACCAAGGGCCctcttctgttttctttctctgccaAACTCTGTTGATTTTCAACCTTCATACCTGTTGATTAAACCCCCTTTGCTTTGTGTGAGCTCACCTTAACCAATGGATTCCCCATCATGACATCCTCATGTTGTTTTGTCCATGTTGCTTTTCTCATACCCCAGCTGCCTCATGACTTCGCTGCAGTAGGCCTCCACCTGGTTGATCTGCACCACGCTGAGTCGCTCCCTCCAGGCATATATAGCCTCTTTTGCATCCCTGGACGATATCAGGAACGGCTTGTCCGACGAATAGCCCTGGCCGCGCGTCATGTTCAGCGCAAACTTCTCCAGAGCAGGGAAGGTGGACAGGTTGGAGAAGTGGAGCAGCCTCTGGAGCTCCTCCATGGGTTTCAGGACCAGGTCCTCGTAGCGGAGGCGGAGGTAGTTCCTCCGCACCCATGGGGGCGCGTTCATCACCAGCATCATGTCACTGAGCCAGTTGTCACAGATGAGCTCCATGGCGCTGGAGACGTAACTCTCGGCCCGGTTCACCCTGTTGTTCGGCACGAGCAGCCGCTTGTACTTGTCGGTCTGCTTCTTACTCCTCAGCACCTGGATGCTCTCCTTCACCAGAGCCTGTTTGGACTTTAAGCGGGAGTTGTGCACGGCCCTCGGGTCTCTGAAGAGCTGAATGACCTGGAGGTTTATCCCTGGGTCTCTCATCAAAGGAACCAGCGTGCTCAGGTCCAGCACGCGGACTCCTTTGATCACCATCACCGGGTACTTCTTACACTCCTTCTCCAGCTCTCTAATGTCCCGCCTTTGGCACTTTGCGCACTGGTCCTCTTTCACCAGCCCGATTTCATGTCGCTTATGCGCATCGCACAGCGGCTCCGAGCATATCACCTTGTTCATTTTCCAGCCGAATATGAACGAAGTGGTGATGTTTTGCGAGCCGGCGTAAAGTTTGAGGACGGAGAAATCGCAGCGGTACAGAGCGTTCATCATGTCCCGCACTGCACCCTGGAGACTGCCCGCATCCCCCGGATACAGAGCCTGCCATATGTGCCACATTGGCTCGTATAGGTAAAAAACATCGGGGTGCTGGTTGAACAACTCCCCCAAAAACGAAGAGCCAGTCCTCCAGGTGGCATGCAAGTAGATGTTTATCCGAGACTGGCTCCGGTTGACGGCGTGCTCCGTCGCTTCGCTCGCGTTAAATTTGTAACCGTTATCCCATAGCAACGCTGTGTTCTCCGAATCTGGGCATCTGGGCTGTTGCTGCGGCAGTCCATGAACGGATTTATCCCTGTAATCTAACACGTACGGGATTAGCAGAAGTAAACCTGAATATGCCAGGATTAAAACCAAGTATTTCTTATGTAGCCTCCTCTTCATTTCCTGTCGCCGGGAGAGGGCTGGCTAGCTACTTC from the Sander vitreus isolate 19-12246 chromosome 9, sanVit1, whole genome shotgun sequence genome contains:
- the chst7 gene encoding carbohydrate sulfotransferase 7; protein product: MKRRLHKKYLVLILAYSGLLLLIPYVLDYRDKSVHGLPQQQPRCPDSENTALLWDNGYKFNASEATEHAVNRSQSRINIYLHATWRTGSSFLGELFNQHPDVFYLYEPMWHIWQALYPGDAGSLQGAVRDMMNALYRCDFSVLKLYAGSQNITTSFIFGWKMNKVICSEPLCDAHKRHEIGLVKEDQCAKCQRRDIRELEKECKKYPVMVIKGVRVLDLSTLVPLMRDPGINLQVIQLFRDPRAVHNSRLKSKQALVKESIQVLRSKKQTDKYKRLLVPNNRVNRAESYVSSAMELICDNWLSDMMLVMNAPPWVRRNYLRLRYEDLVLKPMEELQRLLHFSNLSTFPALEKFALNMTRGQGYSSDKPFLISSRDAKEAIYAWRERLSVVQINQVEAYCSEVMRQLGYEKSNMDKTT